One Bradyrhizobium zhanjiangense DNA segment encodes these proteins:
- a CDS encoding CaiB/BaiF CoA transferase family protein yields MQSSQSTSRRSGPLAGLKVIDLTHVMAGPTCTLMLADMGADVIKIEKWPNGDDTRHSVPPKIGDEAASFLMMNRNKRGIVLDLKTDGGKQVLRRLIKSADVLVENFAPGAMERLGFGYEALHAEFPALIYCSLSGFGRTGPYKHRRGFDLVAQAMSGIMSFTGERPDGPPVKCGPPLSDITAGLLASMGILAAYTHRLKTGEGQWVETSLYEAALVQTYWQSTIALAAGTAPRAMGSAHPLNAPYQAFEASDGWLVVGGANKKHWLLMLEALGASELAADPRFVNGADRMANLKELEAVLSERFRTKSRAHWLAALDEKGVPCGPVHDMLEALSDPQTLAREMVVEVEHSTLGPVKTIGLPIKFSETPGKVRSGAPVYGQHTSEVLAEHGFDQSRIEALEKEGAIVLAAGRRQERVA; encoded by the coding sequence ATGCAAAGTTCGCAATCCACCTCTCGTCGTTCGGGGCCGCTCGCCGGCCTCAAGGTCATCGATCTCACCCATGTCATGGCAGGGCCGACCTGCACCCTGATGCTGGCCGACATGGGCGCCGACGTCATCAAGATCGAGAAATGGCCGAACGGCGACGACACCCGCCATTCGGTGCCGCCGAAGATCGGCGACGAGGCGGCTTCCTTCCTGATGATGAACCGCAACAAGCGCGGCATCGTGCTGGATCTGAAGACCGACGGCGGCAAGCAGGTGCTGCGCCGGCTGATCAAGAGCGCCGACGTGCTGGTCGAGAATTTTGCGCCCGGCGCGATGGAGCGTCTCGGTTTCGGCTACGAGGCACTGCACGCCGAATTTCCGGCGCTGATCTACTGCTCGCTGTCAGGCTTCGGCCGCACCGGTCCCTACAAGCATCGTCGCGGCTTCGATCTGGTCGCGCAGGCCATGAGCGGCATCATGAGCTTCACCGGTGAACGTCCCGACGGTCCGCCCGTCAAATGCGGCCCGCCGCTGTCCGACATCACCGCCGGCCTGCTCGCGAGCATGGGCATCCTCGCTGCCTATACGCATCGTCTCAAGACCGGCGAAGGGCAGTGGGTCGAGACTTCGCTCTATGAGGCCGCCCTGGTGCAGACCTACTGGCAATCGACCATCGCACTGGCCGCGGGCACCGCGCCGCGCGCCATGGGCTCGGCCCATCCGCTCAACGCGCCGTACCAGGCCTTCGAAGCCTCGGATGGCTGGCTCGTGGTCGGCGGCGCCAACAAGAAGCATTGGCTGTTGATGCTGGAGGCGCTCGGCGCCAGCGAACTCGCCGCTGATCCGCGCTTCGTTAACGGGGCCGACCGCATGGCCAATCTGAAAGAGCTGGAAGCGGTCCTGAGCGAACGCTTCCGCACCAAATCCCGCGCGCACTGGCTCGCGGCGCTGGACGAGAAGGGCGTGCCCTGCGGCCCCGTGCACGACATGCTGGAAGCCCTCAGCGATCCGCAGACCCTCGCGCGCGAGATGGTCGTCGAGGTCGAGCACTCCACGCTCGGTCCCGTCAAGACGATCGGACTTCCCATCAAGTTTTCGGAGACCCCAGGCAAAGTGCGATCAGGTGCGCCGGTCTATGGTCAGCACACGAGCGAGGTGCTGGCCGAGCACGGGTTCGACCAATCACGAATCGAAGCGCTCGAAAAAGAAGGCGCGATCGTGCTGGCCGCAGGAAGACGCCAGGAACGCGTCGCCTGA
- a CDS encoding LL-diaminopimelate aminotransferase, producing the protein MEEFYRIRRLPPYVFEQVNRAKAAARNAGADIIDLGMGNPDLPAPPHVLEKLKETLGKPRTDRYSASRGIPGLRRAQAAYYDRRFGVKLNPDTQVVATLGSKEGFANVAQAITAPGDVILCPNPSYPIHAFGFLMAGGVIRSVPSEPTPQFFEAAERAIIHSIPKPLALVVCYPSNPTAYVASLDFYKDLVAFAKKHEILILSDLAYAEVYFDESNPPPSVLQVPGAMDVTVEFTSMSKTYSMAGWRMGFAVGNERVIAALARVKSYLDYGAFTPVQVAATAALNGPDDCIKEMRDTYRKRRDALVESFGRAGWEIPPPEASMFAWVPLPEAFRSVGSMQFATLMVEKSGVAVSPGVGFGEHGEGYVRIAMVENEQRIRQAARGVRRFLESGIETLHNVVPLANRR; encoded by the coding sequence ATGGAAGAATTTTACCGCATCCGCCGCCTGCCGCCTTACGTGTTCGAACAGGTCAACCGGGCCAAGGCGGCCGCGCGGAATGCCGGCGCCGACATCATCGACCTCGGCATGGGCAATCCGGACCTGCCGGCCCCGCCGCATGTGCTCGAGAAGCTCAAGGAGACGCTCGGCAAGCCTCGCACCGATCGCTACTCGGCCTCCCGCGGCATCCCGGGGCTGCGCCGGGCTCAGGCCGCCTATTATGACCGCCGCTTCGGCGTGAAGCTCAACCCCGACACCCAGGTCGTAGCGACGCTCGGCTCCAAGGAAGGCTTTGCCAACGTGGCGCAGGCCATCACCGCGCCGGGCGACGTCATCCTCTGTCCGAACCCGAGCTATCCGATTCACGCCTTCGGCTTTTTGATGGCGGGCGGCGTGATCCGCTCGGTACCTTCCGAGCCGACGCCACAATTCTTCGAGGCGGCGGAGCGGGCGATCATCCATTCGATCCCCAAGCCGCTGGCGCTCGTCGTCTGCTATCCCTCGAACCCGACCGCCTATGTCGCGAGCCTCGACTTCTACAAGGATCTCGTCGCGTTCGCGAAGAAGCACGAGATCCTGATCCTGTCCGATCTCGCTTATGCCGAGGTCTATTTCGACGAGAGCAACCCGCCGCCCTCGGTGCTCCAGGTGCCCGGCGCGATGGACGTCACCGTCGAGTTCACCTCGATGTCGAAGACCTATTCGATGGCCGGCTGGCGCATGGGTTTTGCGGTCGGCAATGAGCGCGTGATCGCGGCACTCGCCCGCGTCAAATCCTATCTCGACTACGGCGCGTTCACGCCGGTGCAGGTCGCCGCGACCGCGGCGCTGAATGGCCCCGACGATTGCATCAAGGAGATGCGCGACACCTACCGCAAGCGCCGCGACGCGCTGGTGGAATCGTTCGGCCGCGCCGGCTGGGAGATTCCGCCGCCGGAGGCCTCGATGTTCGCCTGGGTGCCGCTGCCGGAGGCCTTCCGCAGCGTCGGCAGCATGCAGTTCGCGACCCTGATGGTGGAGAAATCCGGCGTCGCGGTCTCGCCCGGCGTCGGCTTCGGCGAGCATGGTGAAGGATATGTCCGCATCGCCATGGTGGAAAACGAGCAACGGATCAGGCAGGCCGCGCGCGGCGTGCGCCGCTTCCTTGAAAGCGGCATCGAAACGTTGCACAACGTCGTTCCGCTCGCCAACCGGCGCTAG
- a CDS encoding GntR family transcriptional regulator, giving the protein MLHEEVVGRIRAILLDGEIPPGARIPERELCERLEISRTPLREALKVLAAEGLVQLLPHRGSRAAKLTDKDMRDLFEVCQGLEALAGELACERITDAEIDAIAAAHAAMVQHYREGDLIQYYRGNRAIHEAIVNAAGNPVLAGLYTSVTARIRRARYVTPMTPQRWALAVKEHDAILNALQRRDGAGLAHILRAHLRHKREEVLQAGFAEREGNDLTLRIA; this is encoded by the coding sequence ATGCTTCATGAAGAAGTCGTCGGCCGCATCCGCGCCATCCTCCTCGACGGTGAAATCCCGCCCGGCGCGCGGATTCCCGAGCGCGAGCTGTGCGAACGGCTCGAAATCTCGCGCACGCCGCTGCGCGAGGCGCTCAAGGTGCTGGCCGCCGAAGGCCTCGTGCAGCTGCTGCCGCATCGCGGGTCGCGGGCGGCGAAGCTGACCGACAAGGACATGCGCGACCTATTCGAGGTCTGCCAGGGCTTAGAGGCCCTCGCCGGCGAGCTCGCCTGCGAGCGCATCACCGACGCCGAGATCGACGCGATCGCGGCCGCGCATGCCGCCATGGTGCAGCATTATCGCGAGGGTGATCTGATCCAGTACTATCGCGGCAACCGCGCCATTCACGAAGCCATCGTCAATGCTGCCGGAAACCCGGTGCTCGCGGGGCTTTACACGTCTGTGACCGCGCGCATCCGCCGCGCGCGCTACGTCACGCCGATGACGCCGCAGCGCTGGGCGCTCGCCGTGAAGGAGCATGATGCTATCCTGAACGCGCTGCAAAGGCGCGACGGCGCCGGCCTCGCCCACATCCTGCGTGCGCATCTACGGCACAAGCGCGAAGAGGTTTTGCAGGCGGGCTTTGCCGAAAGGGAGGGAAACGACCTCACACTGCGCATCGCGTGA
- a CDS encoding enoyl-CoA hydratase/isomerase family protein, which yields MDLQMEAEALVFERQDGIGRITFNRPQARNAFTFAMYERLAAICEEANRDQAIKVLVLRGAGDKAFASGTDINQFREFKTPQDAIDYENRIDRVLTTLEQCRVPTIAAINGFCTGGGAGIAAACDLRIGTKSAKIGFPIARTLGNCLSMSNVSRLTALIGAARVKDLIFTARLVEAGEAANVGLLGEVVEDIAALEQRTEEVARLVASHAPLTLNATKQAVARLQRRLTRDEGEDLILMCYTSQDFREGLDAFLNKRAPQWRGQ from the coding sequence ATGGACCTGCAAATGGAGGCAGAAGCCCTCGTCTTCGAACGCCAGGACGGCATTGGACGGATCACCTTCAACCGTCCGCAGGCCCGCAACGCCTTCACCTTCGCGATGTACGAGCGGCTCGCCGCGATCTGCGAGGAGGCCAACCGCGACCAAGCGATCAAGGTGCTGGTGCTGCGCGGGGCCGGCGACAAGGCCTTTGCGTCCGGTACCGACATCAACCAGTTCCGCGAGTTCAAGACACCGCAGGACGCCATCGACTACGAGAACCGCATTGATCGGGTGCTGACCACGCTGGAGCAGTGCCGGGTGCCGACGATCGCGGCGATCAACGGGTTCTGTACCGGAGGCGGGGCGGGCATCGCCGCAGCCTGCGATCTCCGCATCGGCACCAAGAGCGCCAAAATCGGTTTCCCCATCGCCCGGACGCTCGGCAATTGCCTGTCGATGTCCAATGTCAGCCGTCTCACCGCGCTCATCGGCGCCGCGCGCGTCAAGGATCTGATCTTCACCGCACGTCTTGTCGAAGCCGGGGAGGCTGCAAATGTCGGGCTGCTTGGCGAAGTCGTCGAGGATATTGCCGCGCTCGAGCAGCGCACTGAGGAGGTCGCCCGGCTCGTCGCCAGTCATGCACCGTTGACGCTGAACGCGACCAAGCAGGCTGTGGCGCGCCTGCAACGGCGGCTGACGCGTGACGAGGGCGAAGATCTCATCCTGATGTGCTACACGAGCCAGGACTTTCGCGAAGGGCTCGATGCTTTCCTCAACAAGCGCGCCCCGCAATGGCGCGGCCAATAG
- the glpX gene encoding class II fructose-bisphosphatase, producing the protein MSTHISVPPQALLERILTLEIVRVTERAAVSSARLRGHGNEKQADQAAVDAMRRELNKLPIEGTIVIGEGERDEAPMLFIGEKVGMNAGPQVDIAVDPLEGTTLCAKNMPGAIATMAMADGGTLLHAPDVYMQKLAIGPGYDKGVVDLDASPADNVRRLAKAKGVKPEGITVLVLDRPRHADIIASVRSTGAAVRLITDGDVAGVIHCADPDNTGVDMYLGTGGAPEGVLAAVALRCIGGQMQCRLILDSEEKRERAAKMGVNDPKMIYGIEDMARGDCLFAATGVTTGSLLSGVKFRKDGVIETETVVMRSVTGTVRYIKAEHRELAKFHLD; encoded by the coding sequence ATGTCGACCCATATTTCAGTCCCGCCGCAAGCGTTGCTCGAGCGCATTCTCACGCTGGAGATCGTGCGGGTGACGGAGCGGGCGGCGGTGTCCTCGGCGCGGCTGCGCGGTCACGGCAACGAGAAGCAGGCTGATCAGGCCGCTGTGGACGCCATGCGCCGCGAGCTCAACAAGCTCCCGATCGAAGGCACCATCGTGATCGGCGAAGGCGAGCGCGACGAGGCGCCGATGCTCTTCATCGGTGAGAAGGTCGGCATGAATGCCGGTCCCCAGGTCGATATCGCGGTCGACCCGCTCGAAGGCACCACGCTTTGCGCCAAGAACATGCCGGGTGCGATCGCGACCATGGCGATGGCCGATGGCGGCACCCTGCTGCACGCCCCCGACGTCTACATGCAGAAGCTCGCGATCGGGCCAGGCTACGACAAGGGCGTCGTCGATCTCGATGCTTCGCCCGCCGACAACGTCCGCCGCCTCGCCAAGGCCAAGGGCGTCAAGCCGGAAGGCATCACCGTTCTTGTGCTCGACCGTCCGCGCCATGCCGATATCATCGCGAGCGTGCGCTCGACCGGCGCGGCCGTGCGCCTCATCACAGACGGCGACGTCGCCGGCGTGATCCACTGCGCCGACCCCGACAACACCGGCGTCGACATGTATCTCGGCACCGGCGGTGCGCCGGAAGGCGTGCTCGCCGCCGTGGCGCTGCGCTGCATCGGTGGCCAGATGCAGTGCCGCCTGATCCTCGACTCCGAGGAGAAGCGCGAGCGCGCCGCCAAGATGGGTGTCAACGATCCCAAGATGATCTACGGCATCGAGGACATGGCGCGCGGCGACTGCCTGTTCGCCGCCACCGGCGTCACCACGGGCTCGCTGCTGTCGGGCGTCAAGTTCCGCAAGGATGGCGTGATCGAGACCGAAACGGTAGTGATGCGCTCCGTCACCGGCACCGTGCGCTACATCAAGGCCGAGCACCGCGAGCTGGCGAAGTTCCATTTGGATTGA
- a CDS encoding tripartite tricarboxylate transporter TctB family protein, whose product MISRRALELATAVLTGSFGVAVVVSSLDNGIGWSSAGVDAGTFPFLTGIIIVVGSLYNLVRGVLPAATLASVPIAITPIELRRLAGLFVPAAIFVAAIPLAGMYVASALYVFAVLAIPRHQSVPRALAMAGATALALYVVFERMFQVGLPHGALAAAFGF is encoded by the coding sequence ATGATCTCCCGCCGCGCGCTTGAACTTGCGACCGCCGTCCTCACCGGTAGCTTTGGTGTGGCTGTCGTCGTCTCGAGCCTCGACAACGGTATCGGCTGGTCGAGCGCGGGCGTGGACGCCGGCACGTTTCCGTTCCTGACCGGGATCATCATCGTGGTCGGGAGCCTCTACAATCTGGTGCGAGGCGTGCTGCCGGCCGCCACACTGGCGAGTGTCCCCATCGCCATCACGCCCATCGAGCTGCGCCGGCTCGCCGGCCTGTTCGTGCCAGCCGCGATCTTCGTGGCCGCGATCCCGCTGGCCGGGATGTACGTCGCTTCGGCGCTGTACGTCTTCGCAGTGCTGGCGATCCCCAGGCACCAATCCGTGCCGCGTGCGCTCGCCATGGCTGGCGCGACCGCACTCGCGCTCTACGTCGTGTTCGAGCGCATGTTTCAGGTCGGTCTGCCGCACGGCGCGCTCGCCGCCGCGTTTGGGTTCTGA
- a CDS encoding ASCH domain-containing protein, which yields MSKPIPERYRNLRTFVFGDSPAFADELIELVIKGIKTATCSTEDEPNTSTPGERWVVLDGRGEARCVIESIDVTYRRFNEVDAAFAYDEGEGDRSLAYWRRAHQAYFGRLGRYSDDMMLMCERFRLVEVFGDVSRQDP from the coding sequence ATGAGCAAACCGATTCCCGAGCGCTATCGGAACCTCCGGACGTTTGTGTTCGGGGACAGCCCCGCATTCGCAGATGAATTGATCGAACTCGTTATCAAGGGCATCAAGACCGCGACGTGCAGCACCGAAGACGAGCCGAACACGTCCACGCCCGGTGAGCGCTGGGTCGTGCTCGACGGGCGAGGAGAGGCGCGCTGCGTCATCGAATCCATCGACGTAACATATCGGCGCTTCAATGAGGTCGACGCAGCTTTTGCATATGATGAGGGTGAAGGTGACCGGAGCCTGGCCTATTGGCGCCGCGCCCATCAGGCGTATTTCGGTAGGCTTGGACGATATAGCGACGACATGATGCTGATGTGCGAGCGCTTTCGCCTCGTCGAGGTCTTTGGCGATGTTTCACGCCAGGATCCATAG
- a CDS encoding homoserine dehydrogenase has protein sequence MVAPLKVGIAGLGTVGAEVVRLIETQARVLTGRSGRGIRVVAVTARSKAKKRDVDLRGVEWAKDPMALATHPEVDCFVELMGGAGDPALSAVETALNAGKSVVTANKALLAKHGLKLAKAAEKHGGALNFEAAVGAAIPVIKTLREGLAGTGINRVYGILNGTCNYILTRMEQEGLSFAECLKDAQRLGYAEADPSFDVDGHDTAQKLAILASLAFGTKVAQSAVYVEGISSIAPEDLRAAADLGYRVKLLGVAVRTGKGIEQRVHPTMVPKSSSIAQVMGVTNAVTIDGEGIPPITLVGPGAGGAATASAVVADIADVARGIRANPFGRPIAQLHDTKKAPMERHEGGYYIRLLARDFPGTAAAIATRLAEQKISIESIVQRHPNGGAAPSDGKAVPVPVILITYATHEDAVRRALAAVQHDKVISGRPQVIRIEKN, from the coding sequence ATGGTCGCACCCCTAAAAGTGGGCATAGCGGGGCTCGGCACCGTGGGTGCCGAAGTCGTCCGTTTGATCGAAACGCAAGCGCGCGTGCTCACCGGGCGCAGCGGTCGGGGCATCCGCGTCGTTGCCGTCACCGCGCGCTCGAAGGCGAAGAAGCGCGACGTCGACCTGCGCGGCGTCGAATGGGCGAAGGATCCGATGGCCCTTGCCACCCATCCCGAGGTCGATTGCTTCGTCGAGCTGATGGGCGGCGCCGGTGATCCCGCGCTGTCGGCGGTCGAAACCGCGCTCAATGCCGGCAAGTCGGTTGTCACCGCCAACAAGGCGCTGCTCGCCAAGCACGGCCTCAAGCTCGCCAAGGCGGCTGAAAAGCACGGCGGCGCGCTGAATTTCGAGGCAGCGGTCGGCGCCGCGATCCCTGTCATCAAGACGTTACGTGAAGGTCTTGCCGGAACCGGCATCAACCGCGTCTATGGCATCCTCAACGGCACCTGCAACTACATCCTGACCCGGATGGAGCAGGAGGGGCTGTCCTTTGCCGAATGCCTGAAGGACGCGCAGCGGCTCGGCTATGCCGAGGCCGATCCGTCCTTCGACGTCGACGGCCACGACACCGCGCAAAAACTCGCCATTCTCGCCAGCCTCGCTTTCGGCACAAAAGTTGCTCAAAGCGCAGTGTATGTCGAAGGCATCTCATCCATCGCGCCGGAAGATCTCCGTGCGGCGGCCGATCTCGGTTACCGCGTCAAGCTGCTCGGCGTTGCGGTTCGCACCGGCAAGGGCATCGAGCAGCGCGTGCATCCGACCATGGTGCCAAAATCCTCCTCGATCGCGCAGGTGATGGGTGTCACCAATGCAGTCACGATCGACGGCGAGGGGATTCCGCCGATCACGCTGGTCGGCCCCGGCGCAGGCGGCGCCGCGACCGCGTCCGCCGTGGTCGCCGACATCGCCGATGTTGCGCGCGGCATCCGCGCCAATCCGTTCGGCCGGCCGATTGCGCAACTGCACGACACCAAGAAGGCGCCGATGGAGCGGCATGAGGGCGGTTATTACATCCGCCTGCTCGCGCGCGATTTCCCGGGTACAGCGGCCGCGATCGCGACCCGGCTTGCAGAACAGAAGATTTCGATCGAGTCGATCGTGCAGCGTCATCCCAATGGCGGCGCTGCGCCCAGCGACGGCAAGGCGGTGCCCGTGCCGGTCATCCTGATCACCTATGCGACCCATGAAGACGCCGTGCGCCGCGCGCTCGCCGCCGTTCAGCACGACAAGGTGATCAGCGGACGGCCGCAGGTAATCCGGATCGAGAAGAACTAG
- a CDS encoding haloacid dehalogenase type II, translating into MSDLSAVKALVFDVFGTVVDWRTSLITDFMWWSRQRGISADWTALVDGWRGMYMASMDDVRKHPGRGYVMLDDLHRRSLEKLVDQFSIKGLTEADLDYLTKGWHRLNPWPDSVAGLTRLKSKFVISPLSNGNVALLTNMAKFAGLPWDLIMSAELFEHYKPDPETYLGAARLLCLKPEEVMMVAAHNGDLAAAQKNGLKTAFVARPTEYGPLQKVDFEATGNWDIIAKDFGGIADKLGC; encoded by the coding sequence ATGTCCGATCTCTCCGCCGTCAAAGCCCTCGTCTTCGACGTGTTCGGCACCGTGGTCGACTGGCGCACTAGCCTCATCACCGATTTCATGTGGTGGAGCAGGCAGCGCGGCATCAGCGCCGACTGGACCGCTTTGGTCGACGGCTGGCGCGGCATGTACATGGCCTCGATGGATGACGTGCGCAAACATCCCGGGCGCGGCTATGTCATGTTGGATGATCTGCACCGCCGCTCGCTGGAAAAGCTGGTCGATCAATTCTCGATCAAGGGCCTCACCGAAGCCGATCTCGACTATCTCACCAAAGGCTGGCATCGTCTCAATCCCTGGCCCGATAGCGTCGCCGGCCTCACGCGGCTCAAATCGAAATTCGTGATCTCGCCGCTGTCGAACGGCAATGTCGCGCTGCTCACCAACATGGCGAAGTTTGCAGGGCTGCCGTGGGACCTCATCATGTCGGCCGAGCTGTTCGAGCACTACAAGCCCGATCCGGAAACCTATCTCGGCGCCGCGCGCCTGCTCTGTCTCAAGCCGGAAGAGGTGATGATGGTCGCTGCCCACAACGGCGATCTCGCGGCCGCGCAGAAGAACGGGCTGAAGACCGCCTTCGTGGCGCGGCCGACCGAATACGGTCCGCTTCAGAAGGTCGATTTCGAGGCCACCGGCAACTGGGACATCATCGCCAAGGATTTTGGCGGGATCGCCGATAAGCTGGGCTGTTAG
- a CDS encoding Bug family tripartite tricarboxylate transporter substrate binding protein has protein sequence MGRTSTFLLSAAATVLAGTMPACAAWQPQKPIEFVATAGPGGGTDNLARAVQNIITKHKLTEQPIVVVNKGGGSGAEGYVYGKASVGDPYKVIFGTSNAWQQPLVSKVAFNYTDLTPIAAMAQDEFLLWVKQDSPYKTAGDYLKAAASGEFKMGGAQSKDTDEVLTRMIEKAGKVKLTYIPFKSGAETAVQLAGGHLDSHVNNPSESLGQWRGGTQRPLCVFSPKRLPQGPKVTASEGWSDVPTCVEQGLDIKQYEQPRTVWLPGKVTPDQAAFYVDLMKKVQATPEWKDYIEKTSQVDTFLTGAELEKFIKEDLEHVKQVAGEQGWLVK, from the coding sequence ATGGGTCGGACGTCAACATTTCTGCTCTCCGCGGCCGCGACCGTGCTCGCCGGCACGATGCCGGCGTGTGCAGCCTGGCAACCGCAAAAGCCGATCGAGTTCGTGGCCACTGCCGGGCCGGGCGGCGGCACTGACAACCTTGCCCGCGCGGTGCAGAACATCATCACCAAGCACAAGCTGACGGAGCAGCCGATCGTCGTTGTCAACAAGGGCGGCGGCAGCGGCGCCGAAGGCTATGTCTACGGCAAGGCCTCCGTCGGCGATCCCTACAAGGTGATCTTCGGCACCTCGAACGCCTGGCAGCAGCCGCTCGTCTCCAAGGTCGCCTTCAACTACACCGATCTCACCCCGATCGCGGCGATGGCGCAGGACGAGTTCCTGCTCTGGGTCAAGCAGGACTCGCCGTACAAGACGGCGGGCGACTATCTCAAGGCGGCAGCATCGGGCGAATTCAAGATGGGCGGCGCGCAGTCAAAGGACACCGACGAGGTGCTGACGCGCATGATCGAGAAGGCTGGCAAGGTCAAGCTGACCTATATCCCCTTCAAGAGCGGCGCCGAGACTGCCGTGCAGCTCGCCGGCGGACACCTCGATTCCCACGTCAACAACCCCAGCGAAAGCCTCGGGCAATGGCGTGGCGGCACGCAGCGCCCGCTCTGTGTTTTCAGCCCGAAGCGGCTGCCGCAGGGCCCGAAGGTCACTGCGAGCGAAGGCTGGAGCGACGTCCCGACCTGCGTTGAGCAGGGCCTCGACATCAAGCAATATGAGCAGCCGCGCACGGTGTGGCTGCCCGGCAAGGTCACGCCGGACCAGGCGGCGTTCTATGTCGACCTCATGAAGAAGGTTCAGGCTACGCCGGAATGGAAGGACTACATCGAGAAGACCTCCCAGGTCGATACGTTCCTGACCGGCGCCGAGCTCGAAAAATTCATCAAGGAGGACCTCGAGCACGTCAAGCAGGTCGCGGGCGAGCAGGGCTGGCTCGTCAAGTGA